One Streptomyces coeruleorubidus DNA segment encodes these proteins:
- a CDS encoding nucleotidyltransferase domain-containing protein: protein MPTLPDQTFLDTTADRLAALPAVRAVTLGGSRAQGTERPDSDWDLAVYYRGEFDPDDLRAVGWEGEVCELGAWGGGVFNGGAWLTIDGRRVDVHYRDLDVVEHEVAQAERGRFRIEPLMFHLAGIPTYLLAAELAINKVLRGELPRPAAYPQALRETAPAHWHGMAAATLAYAKAGHAPKGALTQVAGAIAVAATQTAHAVLAARGEWVTNEKGLVARAGLREVDAMLGTLTGAPDELQRRITDVEALLHRAVEAARS from the coding sequence GTGCCCACCCTCCCGGACCAGACCTTCCTCGACACCACCGCCGACCGGCTCGCCGCCCTCCCCGCCGTCCGGGCCGTCACTCTCGGGGGCTCCCGCGCCCAGGGCACCGAACGCCCGGACAGCGACTGGGACCTGGCGGTCTACTACCGGGGCGAATTCGACCCGGACGACCTGCGTGCGGTCGGCTGGGAGGGCGAGGTCTGCGAGCTCGGCGCGTGGGGCGGCGGCGTCTTCAACGGCGGCGCCTGGCTGACCATCGACGGCCGGCGCGTGGACGTGCACTACCGCGATCTCGACGTCGTCGAACACGAGGTGGCTCAGGCGGAGCGGGGCCGCTTCCGGATCGAGCCGCTGATGTTCCACCTGGCGGGCATCCCGACTTACCTGCTCGCCGCCGAACTCGCGATCAACAAGGTGCTGCGGGGCGAGCTGCCGCGTCCCGCGGCCTATCCGCAGGCGCTGCGCGAGACCGCTCCGGCCCACTGGCACGGCATGGCCGCGGCCACGCTCGCGTACGCGAAGGCGGGTCATGCGCCGAAGGGCGCCCTCACCCAGGTCGCGGGCGCGATCGCCGTCGCCGCGACACAGACCGCGCACGCGGTGCTGGCGGCGCGGGGGGAGTGGGTCACGAACGAGAAGGGGCTCGTCGCGCGGGCGGGTCTGCGCGAGGTGGACGCGATGCTGGGCACCCTCACCGGCGCTCCGGACGAGCTCCAGCGGAGGATCACCGACGTGGAGGCGCTCCTGCACCGGGCCGTGGAGGCAGCGCGCAGCTGA
- a CDS encoding RidA family protein: MIQRVTVPSLFPPPTYSHASVVEAGTRLAFLAGSVPLDADGELVGPGDPVRQAEQVIANLREQLAAVGSDLAHVVATDVYVVSGEPAVLSAVWEVVEASGLSAGPHSSTLIGVACLGYPGQLVEITATAVVPGEPPA, from the coding sequence GTGATCCAGCGAGTCACTGTCCCGAGCCTGTTTCCGCCGCCCACCTACTCCCACGCATCCGTCGTCGAGGCCGGCACGCGTCTGGCGTTCCTCGCCGGGTCCGTCCCTCTGGACGCCGACGGCGAGCTCGTCGGCCCCGGGGATCCCGTGCGGCAGGCCGAGCAGGTGATCGCCAATCTGCGGGAGCAACTGGCCGCGGTGGGCAGCGACCTGGCGCACGTCGTGGCGACCGACGTGTACGTCGTGAGCGGCGAGCCGGCCGTGCTGTCGGCCGTCTGGGAAGTCGTCGAGGCGTCCGGGCTCAGCGCCGGTCCGCACTCGTCGACCCTCATCGGCGTGGCGTGCCTCGGGTACCCGGGGCAGCTGGTGGAGATTACGGCGACAGCGGTCGTGCCCGGCGAGCCGCCGGCCTGA
- a CDS encoding gamma carbonic anhydrase family protein has translation MLIEHRGRRPVVPESAYVAPTAVLCGAVVLGERSRVLHGAVLTAEDGEVRVGSDVVVMENALVRGRAKHPVVIGDAVLVGPHAHVNGATLEDEVFVATGACVFPGAVASTGSELRIHSVLHVNSVLPPGTVLPIGWIAAGAPRARFFAPGEHDELWQVQEALDFPGTVYGIPRGTSMREVMARQVRFYGAHRDDVTLDGPS, from the coding sequence ATGTTGATCGAGCACCGAGGGCGGCGCCCCGTCGTCCCCGAGTCCGCGTACGTCGCCCCGACGGCCGTCCTGTGCGGGGCCGTCGTCCTCGGTGAGCGCAGCCGGGTGCTGCACGGGGCCGTGCTCACCGCCGAGGACGGGGAGGTCCGGGTGGGCTCGGACGTCGTCGTCATGGAGAACGCCCTGGTGCGGGGGCGGGCCAAGCACCCCGTGGTGATCGGTGACGCCGTGCTCGTCGGCCCGCACGCCCATGTCAACGGGGCGACCCTCGAGGACGAGGTCTTCGTGGCCACCGGCGCCTGCGTCTTCCCGGGCGCCGTCGCGAGCACCGGATCCGAGCTGCGGATCCACAGCGTGCTGCACGTCAACTCCGTGCTGCCGCCCGGCACCGTCCTGCCCATCGGCTGGATCGCGGCGGGAGCGCCCCGGGCCCGGTTCTTCGCCCCCGGCGAGCACGACGAGCTGTGGCAGGTGCAGGAGGCGCTGGACTTCCCCGGCACGGTGTACGGCATCCCGCGCGGCACCTCGATGCGGGAGGTCATGGCCCGGCAGGTGCGGTTCTACGGGGCCCATCGCGACGACGTCACGCTCGACGGTCCGTCATGA
- a CDS encoding aspartate/glutamate racemase family protein — translation MRIVVTNCNTTQEMTEEIVRGARAAAGPGTTVTGLTPAWGPESAEGWLDSYLSAAAVLDTLRTYDGPPYDAVVMAGFGEHGREGVRELVGVPVVDITEAAAHLACLIGRRYGVVTTLERSVGQIEDSLETAGVARNCAAIVGTGLNVLDLGDDERTETAFLAAAERACAAGAEVLVLGCAGMTGLQRVVGEKLGLPVVDGVGAAVRLAESLVALGLTTSRVGSYAEPLAKRRVWGRPNGTGS, via the coding sequence GTGCGGATCGTCGTCACCAACTGCAACACCACGCAGGAGATGACCGAGGAGATCGTACGAGGTGCCCGGGCCGCCGCAGGCCCGGGCACGACCGTGACCGGACTGACCCCCGCATGGGGACCGGAGTCCGCTGAGGGCTGGCTCGACAGCTACCTGTCCGCCGCTGCCGTCCTGGACACGCTGCGGACGTACGACGGACCGCCGTACGACGCCGTCGTCATGGCCGGCTTCGGGGAGCACGGGCGCGAGGGCGTCCGGGAGCTGGTGGGCGTACCGGTCGTCGACATCACCGAGGCCGCGGCGCACCTGGCCTGCCTGATCGGCCGCCGCTACGGAGTCGTCACCACGCTGGAGAGGTCCGTCGGCCAGATCGAGGACAGCCTGGAGACGGCGGGTGTGGCCCGAAACTGCGCCGCGATCGTCGGCACGGGCCTGAACGTGCTCGACCTCGGCGACGACGAGCGCACCGAGACGGCGTTCCTGGCCGCCGCCGAGCGGGCCTGCGCGGCCGGGGCCGAGGTACTGGTGCTGGGCTGCGCCGGTATGACGGGGTTGCAGCGGGTGGTCGGGGAGAAGCTGGGCCTGCCGGTCGTCGACGGGGTCGGCGCGGCGGTCAGACTGGCGGAGTCGCTGGTGGCGCTGGGGCTGACGACGAGCCGGGTGGGGAGCTACGCCGAGCCGCTGGCGAAACGGAGGGTGTGGGGACGCCCGAACGGCACTGGCTCATGA
- a CDS encoding NCS1 family nucleobase:cation symporter-1 — MSLADRAEATGTPAFVPDPRLTNEDLAPAKKRNWKVFDLFAMWMSDVHNLGNYTFAAGLLFLGMNVWQIFTSLLVGFVIIYIGMNWMGKIGQRHGVPFPVVSRIAFGIWGANIPALIRAVIAIMWYGIQTYLASVAVNVMLLAAWPSLESWTHHSFLGLDALGWVSFIALWLVQAAIISRGMESVRKFQDFCGPAIWLVMIALAVWILAKAGWTISLTSTPHPVSVGEQWRQWFGAIGLVLATYGTLMLNFCDFSRFSPDYRTVKRGNFWGLPVNSTAFVIVSVIVTAGAFEVFGKEITDPAYLVAEIGNTWVLVLGALTFAIATMGVNIVANFVSPAYDLANVWPQKITFKVGGMISTVAALLVTPWNLFSNPTVVNYFLGGLGAFLGPLFGVIMLDYYWVKRGRVNVDELFDATPGSRYHYRKGVNPKALWAFLPAAGVAAVLALVKDFSDVAPYSWFIGTALAAGLYAVLCRSERAAERPATEV, encoded by the coding sequence GTGTCCCTCGCCGACCGTGCCGAAGCCACCGGCACACCAGCGTTCGTCCCCGATCCCCGGCTCACCAACGAAGACCTCGCGCCCGCGAAGAAGCGCAACTGGAAGGTCTTCGACCTCTTCGCCATGTGGATGTCCGACGTCCACAACCTCGGCAACTACACCTTCGCCGCCGGGCTGCTCTTCCTGGGCATGAACGTCTGGCAGATCTTCACGTCCCTGCTCGTGGGCTTCGTGATCATCTACATCGGCATGAACTGGATGGGGAAGATCGGGCAGCGCCACGGCGTCCCCTTCCCGGTCGTCAGCCGGATCGCCTTCGGTATCTGGGGCGCCAACATCCCGGCGCTGATCAGGGCCGTGATCGCCATCATGTGGTACGGCATCCAGACCTACCTGGCCTCCGTCGCCGTCAACGTGATGCTGCTCGCCGCCTGGCCGAGCCTGGAGTCGTGGACGCACCACTCGTTCCTCGGGCTGGACGCGCTCGGCTGGGTCTCCTTCATCGCGCTGTGGCTGGTCCAGGCGGCGATCATCAGCCGGGGCATGGAATCGGTCCGCAAGTTCCAGGACTTCTGCGGTCCGGCGATCTGGCTCGTGATGATCGCGCTGGCCGTGTGGATCCTCGCCAAGGCCGGCTGGACGATCTCGCTCACCTCCACCCCGCACCCGGTCTCCGTGGGCGAGCAGTGGCGCCAGTGGTTCGGCGCGATCGGGCTGGTCCTCGCCACCTACGGCACCCTGATGCTCAACTTCTGCGACTTCTCCCGCTTCTCGCCCGACTACCGGACGGTCAAGCGCGGCAACTTCTGGGGTCTGCCCGTCAACTCCACGGCCTTCGTGATCGTGTCGGTCATCGTCACGGCGGGCGCCTTCGAGGTCTTCGGCAAGGAGATCACCGACCCGGCCTACCTCGTGGCCGAGATCGGCAACACGTGGGTGCTGGTGCTGGGCGCGCTGACCTTCGCCATCGCCACCATGGGCGTCAACATCGTCGCCAACTTCGTCTCGCCGGCGTACGACCTCGCCAACGTCTGGCCGCAGAAGATCACCTTCAAGGTCGGCGGCATGATCAGCACGGTCGCGGCCCTGCTCGTCACGCCCTGGAACCTCTTTTCCAACCCGACCGTCGTGAACTACTTCCTCGGCGGCCTCGGCGCCTTCCTCGGCCCGCTGTTCGGCGTGATCATGCTCGACTACTACTGGGTCAAGCGCGGCCGCGTGAACGTGGACGAACTGTTCGACGCCACCCCCGGCTCCCGCTACCACTACCGCAAGGGCGTCAACCCCAAGGCACTGTGGGCCTTCCTGCCGGCGGCGGGTGTCGCGGCGGTGCTCGCGCTGGTGAAGGACTTCAGCGACGTGGCGCCGTACTCCTGGTTCATCGGCACGGCCCTCGCGGCCGGGCTGTACGCGGTCCTGTGCCGCAGCGAACGTGCCGCCGAGCGCCCTGCCACGGAGGTCTGA
- a CDS encoding GntR family transcriptional regulator, translating into MGSMTKIEPLGAMRERVTDDLRQEIIAGSLRPGDRLVERELAERFGVSRVPVREAIRALVAEGFVHFETPRRTVVRRLTPNDVKELFELREALEVYAAGLAASRATPQDLAEVQELLDRAAAATEAGDAELITDLNSRLHDRIVAMAGNSLLTEALEPVAGRLRWMTRRNEEWPQLLVEHRELYEAIASGDPDRARAHALTHVRTNYRSTVRHLFEEEGP; encoded by the coding sequence ATGGGCTCCATGACGAAGATCGAACCCCTCGGAGCGATGCGCGAACGCGTCACGGACGACCTGCGGCAGGAGATCATCGCGGGCAGCCTGCGCCCCGGCGACCGCCTGGTCGAACGCGAGCTGGCGGAGCGCTTCGGCGTCTCGCGCGTTCCGGTCCGGGAGGCGATCCGGGCGCTCGTCGCCGAGGGCTTCGTCCACTTCGAGACGCCCCGCCGCACGGTCGTACGCCGTCTCACCCCGAACGACGTCAAGGAGCTGTTCGAGCTGCGCGAGGCCTTGGAGGTCTACGCCGCCGGACTCGCCGCGTCGCGCGCGACACCGCAGGACCTGGCCGAGGTCCAGGAGCTCCTCGACCGGGCGGCCGCCGCCACCGAGGCCGGGGACGCCGAGCTGATCACGGACCTCAACAGCCGTCTGCACGACCGCATCGTGGCGATGGCCGGCAACAGCCTGCTGACCGAGGCCCTGGAACCGGTCGCCGGCCGGCTGCGCTGGATGACCCGGCGCAACGAGGAGTGGCCGCAGCTCCTCGTGGAACACCGCGAGCTCTACGAGGCGATCGCCTCGGGCGACCCGGACCGGGCCCGCGCGCACGCGCTCACGCATGTACGGACCAACTACCGCTCTACGGTGCGGCATCTGTTCGAGGAAGAGGGCCCCTAG
- a CDS encoding uracil-DNA glycosylase, giving the protein MDASGLPLLDRRITNCRACPRLVSWREEAAQAKRAAYTDWTYWGRPVPGFGPADARLLIVGLAPAAHGGNRTGRMFTGDRSGDVLYEALYEVGLASQPTAEHAHDGLELYGVRVTSPVHCAPPANKPTPQERDTCRPWLVQELRLLRPTLRAVVVLGAFGWQAALPAFAEAGWSVPRPRPAFGHGARVRLDGLELFGCFHVSQRNTFTGRLTPAMLRDVLRAAARAAELPTAEGD; this is encoded by the coding sequence ATGGACGCCAGCGGTCTTCCTCTCCTCGACCGGCGCATCACGAACTGCCGGGCCTGTCCGCGGCTGGTCTCCTGGCGTGAGGAGGCGGCCCAGGCCAAGCGAGCCGCCTATACGGACTGGACGTACTGGGGGCGGCCGGTGCCCGGGTTCGGGCCGGCGGACGCCCGGCTGCTGATCGTCGGACTCGCCCCCGCCGCCCACGGCGGCAACCGCACCGGCCGGATGTTCACCGGCGACCGCTCGGGGGACGTCCTGTACGAGGCGCTGTACGAGGTCGGCCTCGCCTCCCAGCCCACCGCCGAGCACGCCCACGACGGCCTGGAGCTGTACGGCGTACGCGTCACCTCGCCCGTGCACTGCGCCCCGCCCGCGAACAAACCCACCCCGCAGGAGCGGGACACCTGCCGCCCCTGGCTCGTGCAGGAGCTGCGGCTGCTGCGTCCGACATTGCGGGCCGTGGTCGTGCTCGGCGCCTTCGGCTGGCAGGCCGCGCTGCCCGCGTTCGCCGAGGCGGGCTGGTCCGTGCCCCGGCCAAGGCCCGCCTTCGGCCACGGGGCCCGGGTCCGCCTGGACGGCCTGGAGCTCTTCGGCTGCTTCCATGTCAGCCAGCGCAACACCTTCACCGGCCGGCTCACCCCGGCGATGCTGCGCGACGTCCTGAGGGCGGCCGCGCGGGCGGCGGAACTGCCGACGGCCGAAGGAGACTGA
- a CDS encoding MFS transporter, which translates to MTELREPPEAPGIRTARRRYVTVCALLWLPPGLGMASMVLLFGERGMSLAAVAGLFAAHSLTVAVLELPTGGLSDFLGRRPVLAMAGALNVVAFTLVGLGTTAWVLTAGMVLMGAARALASGTAEAWYVDTVQAHSGPDAELRTGLARGGSATSAALAAGLLLGGALPWLLGAGSDLGARLSEATSGAVLPLSVPVLLGAALRVVFVCYVLTVLREPPRPEATLRSVLRGVPVTILGGLRLGGHDALVRRVLLTAAAVGSALAAIELLIPGRTVELTGAPGSGAMVYAALACAGFVCNGVGSHLAPLAARIAGSGERAVLVCLVTGAGGMLLLGLIATTTHPLATALAVVGFCLLYLGIGAASPNQNDLLHRRVTSAGRATALSVQSLALQLVGALAGLVVGALRPGPLPWLLTGAVLLFGALLWLRRVETRSAPDTTITPGSRAGMS; encoded by the coding sequence ATGACAGAGCTGCGAGAGCCGCCGGAGGCGCCCGGGATACGGACCGCTCGCCGTCGGTACGTCACCGTCTGCGCGCTGTTATGGCTGCCGCCGGGCCTCGGCATGGCCTCGATGGTCCTGCTGTTCGGCGAGCGCGGCATGTCCCTCGCCGCGGTGGCGGGCCTCTTCGCCGCCCACTCGCTGACCGTGGCCGTACTGGAGCTGCCCACGGGCGGGCTCTCCGACTTCCTCGGGCGCCGGCCCGTCCTGGCCATGGCCGGCGCGCTCAACGTGGTCGCCTTCACCCTGGTGGGCCTCGGCACCACCGCCTGGGTGCTCACCGCCGGCATGGTGCTCATGGGCGCGGCCCGTGCCCTGGCCAGCGGTACCGCCGAGGCCTGGTACGTCGACACGGTCCAGGCGCATTCCGGCCCCGACGCCGAGCTGCGGACGGGCCTGGCCCGGGGCGGCTCCGCGACCTCCGCCGCACTCGCGGCCGGCCTCCTGCTCGGCGGTGCCCTGCCCTGGCTGCTCGGCGCAGGGTCCGATCTCGGGGCCCGGCTGAGCGAGGCGACGTCCGGGGCGGTGCTGCCCCTGTCCGTTCCCGTGCTGCTGGGAGCCGCGCTCAGGGTCGTCTTCGTCTGCTACGTCCTGACCGTCCTGCGCGAGCCGCCGCGGCCTGAGGCCACCCTGCGTTCCGTGCTGCGCGGCGTCCCGGTCACCATCCTGGGCGGACTGCGGCTGGGCGGACATGACGCGCTGGTCCGGCGGGTCCTGCTCACCGCCGCGGCCGTCGGCAGTGCCCTGGCCGCCATCGAACTGCTCATCCCGGGCCGCACCGTCGAGCTGACCGGAGCGCCCGGCTCCGGAGCGATGGTGTACGCCGCGCTCGCCTGCGCGGGCTTCGTCTGCAACGGTGTCGGCAGCCACCTCGCGCCGCTCGCCGCCCGGATCGCGGGCAGTGGCGAGCGGGCCGTGCTGGTCTGTCTCGTGACGGGTGCGGGCGGCATGCTGCTGCTCGGTCTCATCGCGACCACCACGCACCCGCTCGCCACGGCCCTCGCGGTCGTCGGCTTCTGCTTGCTCTACCTCGGCATCGGCGCCGCGTCCCCGAACCAGAACGACCTGCTGCACCGCCGCGTTACGAGCGCCGGCCGCGCCACCGCCCTGTCCGTCCAGTCCCTCGCCCTGCAACTGGTCGGCGCGCTCGCCGGCCTCGTCGTCGGCGCGTTGCGGCCGGGCCCGCTGCCGTGGCTGCTGACCGGTGCGGTGCTGTTGTTCGGGGCCCTGCTCTGGCTACGCCGAGTCGAGACACGGTCCGCGCCGGACACGACCATCACCCCGGGCTCACGTGCCGGCATGTCCTGA
- a CDS encoding helix-turn-helix domain-containing protein gives MDSDEHKRVLDPEHDTHALKALTHPLRIQLLGLLRQDGPATASELAARTGESSASTSYHLRVLAKYAFIAEAEHRDGRERRWRALHTLTSWSNEAMEASEAGRAFVSLARRRQLEHLETSLARHEADMAAGRFGQEWVEPSGISDLMPRLTAESLTELWETIARKLEELTARDAQDPRAEHVMLLTAGLPLAPHDREDTEAESSS, from the coding sequence ATGGACAGCGACGAGCACAAGCGCGTACTCGACCCCGAGCACGACACGCACGCCCTGAAGGCCCTCACCCACCCCCTGCGCATCCAGTTGCTCGGGCTGCTGCGGCAGGACGGGCCCGCCACGGCCAGTGAGCTCGCCGCGCGGACGGGGGAGTCGTCGGCTTCGACCAGTTACCACCTGCGCGTGCTGGCGAAGTACGCGTTCATCGCCGAGGCCGAGCACCGTGACGGGCGGGAGCGGCGCTGGCGGGCGCTGCACACTCTGACGTCCTGGAGCAACGAGGCGATGGAGGCCTCCGAGGCGGGCCGTGCCTTCGTCAGCCTGGCGCGGCGGCGGCAGCTGGAGCACCTGGAGACGTCCCTCGCCCGGCACGAGGCGGACATGGCCGCCGGGCGGTTCGGCCAGGAGTGGGTGGAGCCCTCCGGGATCAGCGACCTCATGCCCCGGCTGACGGCCGAGTCGCTCACCGAGCTCTGGGAAACCATTGCCCGGAAGCTGGAGGAACTGACCGCGCGGGACGCGCAGGACCCGCGCGCCGAGCACGTCATGCTCCTCACCGCCGGGCTGCCGCTCGCCCCGCACGACCGTGAGGACACGGAAGCCGAGAGCTCCTCATGA
- a CDS encoding RNA-binding S4 domain-containing protein produces MASEGAENDGTGDTKAVDPKVAAAIAAAEAAGPQSGETVRVDSWIWAVRLVKTRSLGATACRGGHVRVNGERVKPAHAVRVGDEVRLRHEGRERVVIVKRLIRKRVGAPVAAQCYIDNSPPPPPREAVAPAGIRDRGAGRPTKRDRRELERLRGLAGPGPGPVPGPGPGGGLGPGGGLGKPRP; encoded by the coding sequence ATGGCTTCCGAAGGCGCGGAGAACGACGGGACGGGCGACACGAAGGCCGTGGACCCGAAGGTCGCGGCGGCGATCGCCGCCGCCGAGGCGGCCGGGCCGCAGAGCGGCGAGACCGTCCGAGTCGACAGCTGGATCTGGGCCGTTCGCCTCGTCAAGACCCGTTCCCTGGGCGCCACCGCATGCCGGGGTGGACACGTCCGCGTCAACGGCGAGCGTGTGAAGCCCGCCCACGCCGTACGCGTCGGCGATGAGGTGCGCCTGCGGCACGAGGGGCGGGAGCGGGTCGTCATCGTCAAAAGGCTGATCCGCAAGCGGGTCGGCGCCCCCGTGGCCGCCCAGTGCTACATCGACAACTCCCCGCCGCCCCCGCCCCGCGAGGCCGTCGCCCCGGCCGGAATCCGCGACCGCGGCGCGGGCCGCCCGACGAAGCGGGACCGCCGCGAACTGGAACGCCTACGCGGCCTGGCCGGTCCCGGCCCGGGCCCCGTACCCGGCCCGGGCCCCGGCGGAGGACTGGGCCCCGGCGGAGGACTGGGCAAACCGAGGCCGTGA
- a CDS encoding DoxX family protein produces the protein MSETTAPVTAAPSAPAGVVVAESATARGRRARIALRGLQVLLALFYGIAGALPKLIAHSSAAESFDELGWGSAGMYTIGALELAGAVALLIPVLQSVAAMALGALMVGAFVVQIAVFDGQYAATPLILIVPLGLIAWARRGHNAELLRLLRVRA, from the coding sequence ATGTCCGAGACCACCGCTCCCGTCACCGCCGCCCCCTCCGCCCCGGCCGGTGTCGTCGTCGCCGAGTCCGCGACCGCTCGCGGGCGGCGTGCCCGGATCGCGCTACGCGGTCTCCAGGTACTGCTCGCCCTCTTCTACGGGATCGCGGGCGCGCTGCCCAAGCTCATCGCGCACTCGTCGGCTGCCGAGTCGTTCGATGAGCTCGGCTGGGGCAGCGCGGGGATGTACACCATCGGTGCGCTCGAACTGGCCGGAGCGGTCGCCCTGTTGATCCCGGTGCTCCAGTCGGTGGCGGCGATGGCGCTGGGCGCGCTGATGGTGGGCGCGTTCGTCGTTCAGATCGCCGTCTTCGACGGGCAGTACGCGGCGACGCCGCTCATCCTGATCGTGCCGCTCGGCCTCATCGCCTGGGCGCGGCGGGGGCACAACGCGGAGCTGCTGCGCCTGCTGCGGGTCCGGGCGTGA
- a CDS encoding protein kinase family protein has product MGEAGRLTGYDTVSTSLASCGDAELRELVDAAVPLGTGIGGKSARMDVAGTPVFVKRVPLTDLERRPEHLRSTANVFGLPTFCQYGVGGPGFGAWREVAVHAMTTNWVLSGQYHGFPLMYHWRVLPDEAPTLVEELADVERAVAYWGGSAEVRRRIEALRQSSASVALFLEYVPQTLHAWLTAQVRTGGEALDRACSQVEKELRIGTSFMNSRGLLHFDAHFENVLTDGRRLYFADYGLALATRFDLSPTESDFYDRHAGYDRCYTASYLVNWLVTALHGADWEIRGALIRAWAEGQQSAGVPPGTAKILTRNAPVAAVMTDFYRTIQEVSRTTPYPSERLRRLCP; this is encoded by the coding sequence GTGGGGGAGGCCGGGCGACTGACCGGCTACGACACGGTTTCGACGTCCCTGGCGTCGTGCGGGGACGCCGAGCTGCGCGAACTGGTGGACGCGGCCGTGCCGTTGGGGACGGGCATCGGTGGGAAGTCGGCCCGGATGGACGTGGCCGGCACGCCGGTCTTCGTGAAGCGGGTGCCCCTGACGGACCTGGAGCGGCGGCCGGAACACCTCCGGTCCACGGCCAACGTGTTCGGGCTCCCCACCTTCTGCCAGTACGGCGTCGGCGGGCCCGGGTTCGGCGCGTGGCGTGAGGTCGCCGTCCACGCGATGACGACGAACTGGGTGCTCTCCGGGCAGTATCACGGCTTTCCACTGATGTACCACTGGCGTGTGCTGCCGGACGAGGCGCCCACCCTTGTCGAGGAACTGGCCGATGTGGAACGGGCCGTGGCCTACTGGGGAGGGAGCGCGGAAGTGCGGCGCCGTATCGAGGCACTGCGGCAGTCCTCGGCGAGCGTCGCGCTGTTCCTGGAGTACGTCCCCCAGACGTTGCACGCGTGGCTCACGGCGCAGGTACGAACGGGCGGCGAGGCTCTCGACCGGGCCTGCTCACAGGTGGAGAAGGAACTGCGGATCGGCACGTCCTTCATGAACAGCCGGGGGCTGCTCCATTTCGACGCCCACTTCGAGAATGTCCTGACCGACGGCCGGCGCCTGTACTTCGCCGACTACGGCCTCGCCCTGGCCACCCGCTTCGACCTCTCGCCCACCGAGAGCGACTTCTACGACCGGCACGCCGGCTACGACCGCTGTTACACGGCCAGTTACCTCGTGAACTGGCTCGTCACCGCCCTGCACGGCGCGGACTGGGAGATACGCGGAGCACTGATACGGGCATGGGCCGAAGGACAACAGTCGGCCGGGGTGCCACCCGGGACGGCGAAGATCCTCACCCGCAACGCGCCGGTCGCGGCCGTGATGACGGACTTCTACCGAACGATCCAGGAGGTGAGCAGGACGACTCCATACCCATCGGAAAGACTCCGGCGGCTCTGCCCGTGA
- a CDS encoding class I SAM-dependent methyltransferase translates to MREGYEGTGPGAITPDGCAVELYSRLPVRDEPDVIAAAVPAGARILELGSGVGRMTHALLERGFRVTAVDESAEMLERVRGARTICSPIEDLDLGEKFDVVLLASFLVHAGDAEVRRGLLRTCVRHVAGGGSVLIQREGEDYHTNVPRERVDPSGFTVRIVSSEPVGDGVNSVRAEYEFPDAAWTQTFRARPLTEEQFEEALGETGLRVDQYLTEDRTWVRAVPGGLGGRGA, encoded by the coding sequence ATGCGTGAGGGGTACGAGGGGACGGGGCCCGGGGCCATCACCCCGGACGGCTGCGCGGTGGAGCTCTACTCGCGGTTGCCCGTGAGGGACGAACCGGACGTCATCGCGGCAGCGGTGCCGGCGGGCGCGCGCATCCTGGAGCTGGGCAGCGGCGTCGGGCGCATGACCCACGCGCTGCTGGAGCGCGGGTTCAGGGTCACGGCGGTGGACGAGTCCGCCGAGATGCTGGAGCGGGTACGCGGGGCGCGGACGATATGCAGTCCGATCGAGGACCTGGACCTGGGTGAGAAGTTCGACGTGGTGCTGCTCGCGTCGTTCCTCGTGCACGCCGGGGACGCCGAGGTGCGGCGGGGCCTGCTGCGCACGTGCGTGCGGCATGTCGCGGGGGGCGGCTCCGTGCTCATCCAGCGGGAGGGCGAGGATTACCACACGAACGTGCCGCGCGAGCGGGTGGACCCCAGCGGCTTCACCGTGCGGATCGTGTCGTCGGAGCCGGTCGGCGACGGGGTCAACTCGGTGCGCGCGGAGTACGAGTTCCCGGACGCGGCATGGACCCAGACGTTCCGGGCACGACCGCTGACCGAGGAACAGTTCGAGGAGGCGCTGGGGGAGACGGGCCTGAGGGTGGACCAGTACCTGACGGAGGACCGGACCTGGGTGAGGGCGGTGCCCGGCGGTCTGGGCGGCCGAGGTGCGTGA